From a single Pyxidicoccus xibeiensis genomic region:
- a CDS encoding hydroxymethylglutaryl-CoA synthase family protein, translated as MKKRVGIEALAVAVPSRYVDIEDLARARGVDPAKFTAGLGAKEMAVTDPGEDTVALAASAAARLLRQQDVDPSRIGMLVVGTETGIDHSKPVASHVQGLLKLPRTMRTYDTQHACYGGTAGLMAAAEWIASGAGAGKVAVVICSDIARYGLNTAGEPTQGGGAVALLVSEQPDLLAMDVGLNGTCTMDVYDFWRPVGRREALVDGHYSINCYLEALSGAYRGWREKALAHGLVRWSGTMPGEQLARIAYHVPFCKMARKAHTQLRLCDLEDAVGPGPGTPEAREEVAKSSASYDAQVATSLGLNARIGNVYTASLYLALAGLLQREGAQLAGQRIGLLSYGSGCMAEFYSGLVGEKAAERMAKADLESVLAKRERVSVEEYERLMKLAPDAPEPVAPAPGAFRLTEIRDHKRLYAEGGAA; from the coding sequence ATGAAGAAGCGCGTTGGAATCGAAGCGTTGGCGGTGGCGGTGCCTTCCCGGTACGTGGACATCGAGGACCTGGCGCGGGCGCGCGGGGTGGACCCTGCGAAGTTCACTGCGGGCCTGGGTGCGAAGGAGATGGCCGTCACGGACCCAGGCGAGGACACCGTGGCCCTGGCGGCCTCGGCGGCGGCGCGGCTCTTGCGCCAGCAGGACGTGGACCCCTCGCGCATCGGCATGCTGGTGGTGGGCACGGAGACGGGCATCGACCACTCGAAGCCGGTCGCCTCGCACGTCCAGGGGCTCCTGAAGCTGCCGCGCACCATGCGCACGTACGACACGCAGCACGCGTGCTACGGCGGCACGGCTGGCCTGATGGCGGCGGCGGAGTGGATTGCCTCGGGCGCGGGCGCGGGAAAGGTGGCTGTCGTCATCTGCTCGGACATCGCGCGCTACGGGCTGAACACGGCGGGCGAGCCCACCCAGGGCGGCGGCGCGGTGGCGCTGCTCGTCTCGGAGCAGCCGGACCTGCTGGCGATGGACGTGGGCCTCAACGGCACGTGCACGATGGACGTGTACGACTTCTGGAGGCCGGTGGGCCGCCGGGAGGCGCTGGTGGACGGGCACTACTCCATCAACTGCTACCTCGAGGCGCTGTCGGGCGCGTACCGGGGCTGGCGCGAGAAGGCGCTGGCGCACGGGCTGGTGCGCTGGTCGGGCACGATGCCCGGCGAGCAGCTGGCGCGAATCGCCTACCACGTGCCCTTCTGCAAGATGGCGCGCAAGGCGCACACGCAGCTGCGGCTGTGTGATTTGGAGGACGCGGTGGGCCCGGGGCCCGGGACGCCGGAGGCCCGCGAGGAGGTGGCGAAGTCCTCCGCGAGCTACGACGCGCAGGTGGCCACGTCGCTGGGGCTGAACGCACGCATCGGCAACGTGTACACGGCGTCGCTGTACCTGGCGCTGGCGGGCCTGCTCCAGCGCGAGGGCGCGCAGCTCGCGGGGCAGCGCATCGGCCTGCTGTCATACGGCAGCGGCTGCATGGCGGAGTTCTACTCCGGCCTCGTCGGGGAGAAGGCCGCCGAGCGCATGGCGAAGGCGGACCTGGAATCCGTGCTTGCGAAGCGCGAGCGCGTCTCCGTGGAGGAGTACGAGCGGCTGATGAAGCTGGCTCCCGATGCTCCCGAGCCCGTGGCCCCGGCTCCGGGCGCGTTCCGGCTCACGGAGATTCGGGACCACAAGCGGCTGTACGCGGAAGGCGGCGCGGCCTGA
- a CDS encoding TetR/AcrR family transcriptional regulator — MTPSGRKPDEGERYKAILETAARLICERGYEGTSMQEIAAACRMTKAGLYHHIQNKEQLLFAIMNYGMDLFEEQVLSRVQDIADPVERLRACMRHNILLVTRGWSKEVIIILHEHATLTGEARAFIDARKKKYVDFLEEAFAQASAQGRVRPVDPTIGAFSFLGMVLWVYKWFKPDGRLTDEQIADGMVDLLFPPIVAAAVEGQPGTSSLRVVPRSPSATGTDDSSSGSGPTEKP, encoded by the coding sequence GTGACGCCGAGCGGACGGAAGCCGGATGAGGGTGAGCGCTACAAGGCCATCCTGGAGACGGCGGCGCGGCTCATCTGCGAGCGCGGCTACGAAGGCACGTCGATGCAGGAGATCGCCGCCGCGTGCCGCATGACGAAGGCGGGGCTCTACCACCACATCCAGAACAAGGAGCAGCTGCTCTTCGCCATCATGAACTACGGGATGGACCTGTTCGAGGAGCAGGTGCTCTCGCGCGTGCAGGACATCGCGGACCCGGTGGAGCGGCTGCGCGCGTGCATGCGCCACAACATCCTGCTGGTGACGCGGGGGTGGAGCAAGGAGGTCATCATCATCCTCCACGAGCACGCCACGCTGACCGGTGAGGCGCGCGCGTTCATCGACGCCCGGAAGAAGAAGTACGTCGACTTCCTGGAGGAGGCCTTCGCGCAGGCGTCGGCGCAGGGGCGCGTGCGCCCGGTGGACCCGACCATCGGCGCGTTCTCGTTCCTGGGCATGGTGCTGTGGGTCTACAAGTGGTTCAAGCCGGACGGGCGGCTCACCGACGAGCAGATCGCCGACGGCATGGTGGACCTGCTCTTCCCGCCCATCGTCGCCGCCGCCGTGGAGGGCCAGCCGGGCACGTCCTCGCTGCGCGTCGTTCCGCGCTCCCCTTCCGCCACCGGCACGGACGACTCCAGCTCCGGCTCCGGCCCGACGGAGAAGCCATGA
- a CDS encoding protein kinase domain-containing protein, with protein sequence MLGREPSREDSDFDDSLLRELRWEAPPAWFPVPGESLGGADGRRYQVLDWLGGGGMGQVFRARDETLQREVALKFLLSHQGFDAEVLREARAIARLDHDNIVRIFDVSEWMGSPELPQVPFLVMECLEGESLAALLKRGRLDARRALEILDGIAAGLAHAHERHLIHRDLKPSNVFLTPTGVVKLLDFGLSHLGAPGVPQLSTGGTPAYMAPEQWRGETQDARTDVWAAGLVLYEMLTGVVQCSEPTLSALRTRVMSAEPMPPVRVCNPEVPPEVEMLLATALAKDPVRRFPSAVELRREVRELRARLARPGAEETGPLSRQRRQLVLLSCQLTGFADLARRLDAEDLGELETAFHQGCVEALQRYGGSVNMYMGGEVYACFGCRQVREDDAERAARAALSLARELPELLQRRLTHLSLSGLGTRVGLHTDRIVLDTRALHGEAPRVVSWIARQAAPGEVLTGETTWKQVRGAFETEDLGARDFSGIAGTASLSLHRVLREREARVRFERTLVAGGLTPLVGREQALQRLLALWEAARDGRGAFVLVRGEAGIGKSRLIQELHERVPPETAIRVRLQCWSQFSAIGQHPAAELLQRLLGFAPEDSPQRQLEQLEAWLDTVGMPGMDAQLLGLLLGLPVPKGAPVFQLTCERWRELTHVALVELLLRLARQRPMLLVVEDVHWADASWLEFLGALVERIEGAALLVVLSARPEFQRCQPARARVHELTLERLPAGLATTLVKQVAHGSDLPEETVRKLVEKTDGIPLFIEEMTRRVLEGGAVTSIPATLHDLLLSRLDVLPSRQKALAQLCAVVGRSCCLELLAIVTGREPADVRRELAGLMDVGLLQEEPVEAGAPGYRFRHALFQDAAYQSLTRGDRRAHHRRIAQVLVEHFPDVVEDWPEAVAHHFSEGGEPASATLFWSRAGLRAFRHKTIPEAEGHLLRALELLRGSPEAHARPEEELPVLAFLGFSQALIQGFDSPEAEGTVAQACSLLPRVEEETSQLTVSYSLIFSYYTIRADLSRGHELSVEVMRHGERHEDPALLSRSHQMQAFVRTYWGRPRAAVESSERALAFARPNIARHGGQVPQEDKRLWVEALAHSSLAHSALGRLERAREHGREAVLLARRMGEPATQIMSTTLTALASLMRGDVREALSCTDEVIAISSEQSHWLWPDWARVIRGWALAELGQSQEALALVSRQLERLRARGVQCSWTLDLAVLAGIHLKLGQVGHGVREVNEALGQAEKTGERCFESELRRLLAELLRARGQEREARSAFFLAIAVARAQGMLLFELRAMVGLTRLLRDMGHPEAARNPLARVLARFDAGEDSADLREARALVAQLSADDALGARAEPR encoded by the coding sequence ATGCTCGGTCGTGAGCCTTCCCGCGAGGATTCGGACTTCGACGACTCCCTCTTGAGGGAGCTGCGCTGGGAGGCGCCGCCGGCCTGGTTCCCGGTCCCCGGGGAGTCGCTCGGGGGAGCAGACGGGCGCAGGTATCAGGTCCTCGACTGGTTGGGCGGCGGGGGAATGGGGCAGGTCTTCCGCGCCCGGGACGAGACGCTGCAGCGTGAGGTGGCGCTCAAGTTCCTCCTGTCGCACCAGGGCTTCGACGCGGAGGTGCTGAGGGAGGCGCGCGCGATTGCCCGGCTGGACCACGACAACATCGTCCGCATCTTCGATGTGTCCGAGTGGATGGGCTCACCGGAGCTGCCCCAGGTGCCCTTCCTGGTCATGGAGTGTCTGGAGGGCGAGTCGCTCGCCGCGTTGTTGAAGCGGGGCCGCCTGGACGCACGGCGCGCGCTGGAGATTCTCGATGGCATCGCCGCGGGGCTCGCCCATGCGCACGAGCGCCACCTCATCCACCGCGACCTGAAGCCCAGCAATGTCTTCCTCACCCCGACGGGTGTGGTGAAGCTGCTGGACTTCGGCCTGTCGCACCTGGGCGCTCCGGGCGTGCCGCAGCTGTCCACGGGAGGGACACCGGCGTACATGGCTCCCGAGCAGTGGCGGGGCGAGACGCAGGACGCGCGCACCGATGTATGGGCGGCGGGCCTGGTGTTGTACGAGATGCTCACCGGAGTGGTGCAGTGTTCGGAGCCCACGTTGTCAGCGCTGCGGACGCGGGTGATGTCCGCGGAGCCCATGCCCCCGGTGCGCGTTTGCAACCCGGAGGTGCCGCCGGAAGTGGAGATGCTCCTGGCGACCGCATTGGCGAAGGACCCGGTGCGGCGCTTCCCGTCGGCGGTGGAGCTCCGGCGCGAGGTGCGCGAGCTGCGAGCGCGCCTGGCCAGGCCCGGAGCGGAGGAGACGGGGCCCCTGTCCAGGCAGCGCCGGCAGTTGGTGCTCCTCTCCTGTCAGCTCACGGGCTTCGCCGACCTCGCGCGGCGGCTGGATGCCGAGGACCTGGGGGAGCTCGAGACGGCCTTCCACCAGGGCTGTGTGGAGGCACTCCAGCGCTACGGAGGCAGCGTCAACATGTACATGGGCGGCGAGGTGTACGCCTGCTTCGGCTGCCGCCAGGTGCGGGAGGATGACGCGGAGCGGGCGGCACGTGCCGCGCTGTCCCTGGCGCGCGAGCTGCCGGAACTCCTCCAGAGGAGGCTGACGCACCTGTCCCTCTCCGGGCTGGGCACGAGGGTGGGCCTCCACACGGACCGCATCGTCCTGGACACACGCGCGCTCCATGGCGAGGCCCCGAGGGTGGTCTCCTGGATTGCGCGCCAGGCCGCGCCGGGAGAGGTGCTCACGGGGGAGACGACCTGGAAGCAGGTGCGCGGGGCCTTCGAGACAGAGGACCTCGGTGCTCGTGACTTCTCGGGCATCGCGGGGACGGCAAGCCTGTCCCTCCACCGCGTGCTGCGCGAGCGGGAGGCCCGGGTCCGCTTCGAGCGGACGCTCGTGGCGGGCGGTCTCACGCCGCTGGTGGGGCGGGAGCAGGCGCTGCAACGACTGCTGGCGCTCTGGGAGGCGGCCCGGGACGGTCGGGGGGCGTTCGTCCTGGTGCGCGGCGAGGCGGGCATCGGCAAGTCCCGCCTCATCCAGGAGCTGCATGAGCGCGTGCCCCCGGAGACGGCCATCCGGGTGCGGCTCCAGTGCTGGTCCCAGTTCAGTGCCATTGGCCAGCACCCTGCCGCCGAGCTGCTCCAGCGCCTGCTCGGCTTCGCCCCGGAGGACTCACCGCAGCGGCAGTTGGAGCAACTGGAGGCCTGGCTGGACACGGTCGGAATGCCTGGGATGGACGCGCAACTGCTGGGCCTGCTCCTGGGGTTGCCCGTTCCCAAGGGCGCCCCGGTCTTCCAGCTCACATGCGAGCGGTGGCGGGAGCTGACGCATGTGGCCCTGGTGGAGCTGCTCCTGCGCCTCGCCCGACAGCGCCCCATGCTCCTGGTCGTCGAGGATGTGCACTGGGCTGACGCCTCCTGGCTCGAGTTCCTGGGTGCCCTCGTCGAGCGCATCGAAGGAGCGGCCCTGCTCGTTGTCCTCAGCGCCCGCCCGGAGTTCCAGCGGTGTCAGCCGGCCCGTGCTCGGGTGCACGAGCTCACCCTGGAGCGCCTGCCGGCCGGGCTCGCGACGACGCTGGTGAAGCAAGTCGCCCACGGCTCGGACCTGCCAGAGGAGACGGTGCGGAAGCTGGTGGAGAAGACGGATGGGATTCCCCTCTTCATCGAGGAGATGACTCGCAGGGTCCTGGAGGGTGGGGCGGTGACGTCCATTCCCGCCACCCTGCATGACCTGCTGTTGTCGCGGTTGGACGTGCTGCCCTCGCGACAGAAGGCGCTGGCCCAGCTCTGCGCGGTGGTGGGACGGAGCTGCTGTCTGGAGTTGCTCGCGATCGTCACGGGGCGTGAGCCCGCCGACGTGCGACGAGAGCTCGCGGGGCTGATGGATGTGGGGTTGCTCCAGGAGGAGCCGGTGGAGGCGGGGGCGCCCGGGTACAGGTTCCGGCACGCGCTCTTTCAGGATGCGGCGTACCAGTCCCTGACGCGTGGCGATCGGCGGGCCCATCACCGCCGCATCGCCCAGGTGCTGGTGGAGCACTTCCCGGATGTGGTGGAGGACTGGCCCGAGGCCGTCGCGCACCACTTCTCGGAAGGGGGAGAGCCCGCGTCAGCCACCCTCTTCTGGAGCAGGGCCGGCCTACGCGCCTTCAGGCACAAGACCATTCCAGAAGCGGAAGGCCATCTGCTCCGGGCGCTGGAGCTCCTGCGCGGCTCGCCGGAGGCGCACGCAAGGCCCGAGGAAGAGCTGCCGGTGTTGGCCTTCCTGGGCTTCTCCCAGGCGTTGATTCAAGGGTTCGACTCGCCGGAGGCCGAGGGCACGGTTGCCCAGGCGTGTTCGCTGCTGCCTCGCGTCGAGGAGGAGACGTCCCAGCTCACGGTGAGCTACTCGCTCATCTTCAGTTATTACACGATCCGCGCCGACCTCTCTCGGGGCCACGAGTTGTCGGTGGAGGTGATGCGCCATGGCGAGCGCCACGAGGATCCGGCGCTGCTCTCCCGGAGTCATCAGATGCAGGCGTTCGTCCGTACCTACTGGGGACGTCCGCGGGCTGCCGTGGAATCGAGTGAGCGCGCGCTGGCCTTCGCTCGTCCGAACATCGCCCGGCATGGGGGGCAGGTGCCCCAAGAGGACAAGCGTCTATGGGTGGAGGCGCTGGCCCATTCCAGCCTGGCCCATTCGGCTCTGGGCCGGTTGGAGCGGGCCCGGGAGCACGGCCGGGAGGCGGTGCTGCTGGCCCGGCGCATGGGCGAGCCCGCCACGCAGATCATGTCGACGACCCTCACGGCCCTGGCCAGCTTGATGCGTGGGGATGTCCGGGAAGCGCTGAGCTGTACGGACGAGGTCATCGCCATCTCCAGCGAGCAAAGCCATTGGCTGTGGCCCGACTGGGCCCGAGTCATCCGCGGCTGGGCGCTGGCCGAGCTGGGACAGTCGCAGGAGGCCCTGGCGCTCGTGTCACGTCAGTTGGAGCGACTGAGAGCACGCGGGGTCCAATGCTCATGGACCCTCGACCTGGCGGTGCTCGCGGGGATTCACCTGAAGCTGGGGCAGGTCGGTCATGGGGTGAGGGAGGTGAACGAGGCGCTTGGCCAGGCGGAGAAGACGGGAGAGCGGTGCTTCGAGTCCGAGCTGCGCCGCCTGTTGGCGGAGTTGCTGCGCGCCAGGGGCCAGGAGCGCGAAGCACGCAGTGCGTTCTTCCTCGCCATCGCCGTCGCGCGCGCACAGGGGATGCTCCTCTTCGAGCTGCGCGCGATGGTGGGGCTGACGCGGCTGCTGCGAGACATGGGGCATCCGGAGGCTGCCCGGAATCCCCTGGCGCGCGTCCTCGCCCGGTTCGACGCGGGCGAGGACTCGGCCGATCTCCGGGAGGCACGGGCGCTGGTGGCCCAGCTCAGTGCAGATGACGCCCTCGGGGCCCGCGCCGAGCCACGATGA
- a CDS encoding alcohol dehydrogenase catalytic domain-containing protein, which produces MKAVVLRSFGEAGNLKMENVPVPRPGRGEVLLKVHACGVCYHDVINRRGNLPRTSVPAILGHEAAGEVVEVGPETPGWKTGDRAATLQRLSCGECALCKVGRNSLCKNDNRFFGEELPGGYSQFMVAPVAGLGRVPASLPWEEAATVCCTTGTAVHTVRTRAKVRAGETVLITGASGGVGLSSVQLAKLDGARVIAVTSGEAKVQALKDAGADEVILSRGLDFAAEVRKRTKGAGVDVAVEIVGSATFDQTMKSMAPGGRVVVVGNLESGLVQLNPGLVIVKELEILGAYATTQQELDEALRLTATGGVRQFVTDKVPLAEAARAHFRLENREVAGRLVLVPPEA; this is translated from the coding sequence ATGAAGGCTGTCGTTCTGCGCAGCTTTGGTGAAGCGGGCAACCTCAAGATGGAGAACGTCCCCGTGCCCCGGCCGGGCCGCGGCGAGGTGCTGCTGAAGGTCCACGCGTGCGGCGTCTGCTACCACGACGTCATCAACCGCCGGGGCAACCTGCCCCGCACCAGCGTGCCGGCCATCCTCGGCCACGAGGCGGCGGGCGAGGTGGTGGAGGTGGGCCCGGAGACGCCGGGGTGGAAGACGGGCGACCGCGCGGCCACGCTGCAGCGCCTGTCGTGCGGCGAGTGCGCGCTGTGCAAGGTCGGGCGCAACAGCCTCTGCAAGAACGACAACCGCTTCTTCGGTGAGGAGCTGCCCGGCGGCTACTCGCAGTTCATGGTGGCCCCGGTGGCAGGGCTGGGTCGGGTGCCCGCGTCGCTGCCCTGGGAGGAGGCCGCGACGGTGTGCTGCACCACGGGCACTGCGGTGCACACGGTGCGCACCCGGGCGAAGGTCCGCGCGGGCGAGACGGTGCTCATCACCGGCGCCAGCGGCGGCGTGGGCCTGTCCTCGGTGCAGCTGGCGAAGCTGGACGGGGCGCGCGTCATCGCGGTGACGTCCGGCGAGGCCAAGGTGCAGGCGCTGAAGGACGCCGGCGCGGACGAGGTCATCCTCTCGCGCGGGCTGGACTTCGCGGCGGAGGTGCGCAAGCGGACGAAGGGCGCGGGCGTGGATGTGGCGGTGGAGATCGTCGGCAGCGCCACGTTCGACCAGACGATGAAGTCCATGGCGCCGGGCGGCCGCGTGGTGGTGGTGGGCAACCTCGAGTCCGGGCTGGTGCAGCTCAACCCGGGCCTGGTCATCGTGAAGGAGCTGGAGATTCTCGGCGCGTACGCCACGACGCAGCAGGAGCTGGACGAGGCGCTGCGGCTGACGGCCACGGGCGGGGTGCGGCAGTTCGTCACGGACAAGGTGCCGCTGGCGGAGGCGGCGCGGGCGCACTTCCGGCTGGAGAACCGCGAGGTGGCGGGCCGGCTGGTGCTGGTGCCGCCCGAGGCGTGA
- a CDS encoding CoA transferase subunit A translates to MKTARWCSLEEAVASIPDGTFLATGGFMLGRAPMALVMELIAQGKRKLGLISLPNPLPAELLVAGGCLDRVELAFGALSLEGKVRPMPCLKRAMEQGTLSWREHDGYRVVQRLRAASMGLPFIPAPDADVSGLAEAEPPRMVVDPFTGQSVAVEPAFYPDVALIHARAADERGNLYIEDPTTDLLVAGAARRVIATVEERVTRLPRATVPGFQVDRIVLAPGGALPTGCTGLYPHDDAMLARYLQLAETGREAEFLSSLVARRAA, encoded by the coding sequence ATGAAGACGGCGCGCTGGTGCTCGCTGGAGGAGGCGGTGGCCTCCATCCCAGATGGGACGTTCCTGGCCACCGGGGGCTTCATGCTCGGCCGCGCGCCCATGGCGCTGGTGATGGAGCTCATCGCCCAGGGCAAGCGGAAGCTCGGCCTCATCTCGTTGCCCAACCCGCTGCCCGCCGAGCTCCTCGTCGCGGGGGGCTGTCTGGACCGCGTGGAGCTTGCGTTCGGCGCGCTCAGCCTGGAGGGCAAGGTGCGGCCCATGCCCTGCCTCAAGCGGGCCATGGAGCAGGGCACGCTGTCCTGGCGCGAGCACGACGGCTACCGCGTGGTGCAGCGGCTGCGCGCGGCGTCCATGGGGCTGCCCTTCATCCCCGCGCCGGACGCGGACGTGTCCGGGCTGGCAGAGGCGGAGCCGCCGCGCATGGTGGTGGACCCGTTCACCGGCCAGAGCGTGGCGGTGGAGCCGGCCTTCTACCCGGACGTGGCGCTCATCCACGCGCGCGCCGCGGACGAGCGCGGCAACCTGTACATCGAGGACCCGACGACGGACCTGCTGGTGGCGGGCGCCGCCAGGCGCGTCATCGCCACGGTGGAGGAGCGCGTGACGCGGCTGCCTCGCGCCACGGTGCCGGGCTTCCAGGTGGACCGCATCGTGCTGGCCCCGGGCGGCGCGCTGCCCACGGGCTGCACCGGGCTGTACCCGCATGACGACGCGATGCTCGCGCGCTACCTGCAGCTCGCCGAGACGGGCCGCGAGGCGGAGTTCCTCTCGTCGCTGGTGGCGCGGAGGGCGGCATGA
- a CDS encoding ABC transporter substrate-binding protein, with protein MDLEKKVVYIGTLNDESGPGAAIGKPFAAGKRLLVRQVNAGNSGLLPDGWKLELVERDHAYNPQNAVQAYSDIQEQILFLGTSFGTPNTLPLRDKLAADGVVAFPASQSSEMARNQYTPPIGASYKLEAMRAMDFAVEHAGGADKVKAAIVSQGDDYGKDGVDGWSEAAKFHGVTIVARETVAPGQKDFAAVVTALKQSGANYVLLTVLPSASGPILGTAAQLKFMPTWLGQTATWVDRFFDPKVIPPPVFTNYYWVTGLTYWGDDVPGMKDFLSLHAQHADVPKDFYTLSSYIQGRVQVEALKNALESKDVTRAGYLKALKAISRTSAGGMAAEPVDLSKFPYETSVSVRILKPDLANGSWSVVSGFAPPKALGGSPAKAADVGNK; from the coding sequence GTGGACCTGGAGAAGAAGGTCGTCTACATCGGCACGCTCAACGACGAGAGCGGGCCCGGTGCCGCCATTGGCAAGCCTTTCGCCGCCGGGAAGCGCCTCCTCGTCCGGCAGGTAAATGCTGGCAACAGCGGATTGCTACCGGATGGCTGGAAACTCGAGCTCGTCGAGCGGGACCACGCCTACAACCCGCAGAATGCCGTCCAGGCGTACAGCGACATCCAGGAGCAGATCCTCTTCCTGGGCACCAGCTTCGGCACGCCCAACACGCTACCGCTGCGCGACAAGCTGGCGGCGGACGGCGTGGTGGCCTTCCCGGCCTCGCAGTCCTCGGAGATGGCGCGCAACCAGTACACGCCGCCCATCGGCGCCTCCTACAAGCTGGAGGCCATGCGCGCCATGGACTTCGCCGTGGAGCACGCGGGCGGCGCGGACAAGGTGAAGGCGGCCATCGTCTCGCAGGGGGATGACTACGGGAAGGACGGCGTGGACGGCTGGAGCGAGGCCGCGAAGTTCCACGGCGTCACCATCGTCGCGCGCGAGACGGTCGCCCCGGGCCAGAAGGACTTCGCCGCCGTCGTCACCGCGCTGAAGCAGTCGGGCGCCAACTACGTGCTCCTCACGGTGCTGCCCAGCGCGTCGGGCCCCATCCTGGGCACGGCCGCCCAGCTCAAGTTCATGCCCACCTGGCTCGGCCAGACGGCCACCTGGGTGGACCGCTTCTTCGACCCGAAGGTCATCCCTCCCCCCGTCTTCACCAACTACTACTGGGTGACGGGCCTCACCTACTGGGGCGACGACGTCCCGGGCATGAAGGACTTCCTGTCGCTCCACGCGCAGCACGCTGACGTGCCGAAGGACTTCTACACGCTGTCCTCGTACATCCAGGGCCGCGTCCAGGTGGAGGCGCTCAAGAACGCCCTCGAGTCCAAGGACGTCACCCGCGCCGGCTACCTCAAGGCCCTCAAGGCCATCAGCCGCACCAGCGCGGGCGGCATGGCCGCGGAGCCGGTGGACCTGTCCAAGTTCCCCTACGAGACGTCGGTCAGCGTCCGCATCCTGAAGCCGGACCTGGCCAACGGAAGCTGGAGCGTCGTCTCCGGCTTCGCGCCGCCGAAGGCGCTGGGGGGCTCTCCCGCGAAGGCCGCCGATGTCGGCAACAAGTAG
- a CDS encoding GC-type dockerin domain-anchored protein, producing the protein MRHIPLWAGAIPLFAAASAHAQFLTPVEGSRSVGATISATDTGTNIVDEDTHRTYGFEDFTDSIVLNANTHPQYDDTHSHVEASGSGTQTSAITGSRITASVSATAEGSSQTSTARGYATGNADFYLTFRINRLVRFVAAGDATADSDASAAGRVFGGSASLVHIANLDTGVPAISIDIGNSDTDSVRRRGWLNAGPYTLQGDVSALVDARSNVAGTASATWVLDFQLFCPADYDANGTVGAADRDAFLNAWNAGHLNADVNGSGTVDSTDRTTFLIAYGAGC; encoded by the coding sequence ATGCGTCACATCCCCCTGTGGGCCGGTGCCATCCCCCTGTTCGCGGCCGCGTCCGCCCATGCGCAGTTCCTCACGCCCGTCGAGGGAAGCCGCTCGGTGGGCGCGACGATTTCCGCCACCGATACGGGGACGAACATCGTCGACGAGGACACCCATCGGACGTACGGCTTCGAGGACTTCACGGACAGCATCGTCCTGAACGCCAACACCCATCCGCAGTACGACGACACGCACAGCCACGTGGAGGCGAGTGGCTCCGGCACGCAGACGTCGGCCATCACCGGCTCGCGCATCACCGCGTCCGTGTCGGCCACCGCCGAGGGCAGCTCGCAGACCTCCACCGCGCGGGGCTACGCGACGGGCAATGCGGACTTCTACCTGACGTTCCGCATCAACCGCCTCGTGCGCTTCGTGGCGGCGGGTGACGCGACGGCCGACTCGGATGCGAGCGCTGCCGGCCGGGTCTTCGGCGGCTCCGCGTCGCTGGTGCACATCGCCAACCTGGACACCGGCGTCCCCGCCATCTCCATCGACATCGGCAACTCGGACACGGACTCGGTGCGCCGCCGGGGCTGGCTGAACGCGGGGCCGTACACGCTGCAGGGTGACGTGTCCGCGCTGGTGGACGCGCGGAGCAACGTCGCCGGCACGGCCTCCGCGACGTGGGTGCTGGACTTCCAGCTCTTCTGCCCGGCCGACTACGACGCGAACGGCACGGTGGGTGCCGCGGACCGCGATGCGTTCCTCAATGCCTGGAACGCGGGCCACCTGAACGCGGACGTGAACGGCAGCGGCACCGTGGACAGCACCGACCGCACCACGTTCCTCATCGCCTACGGCGCGGGCTGCTGA
- a CDS encoding CoA-transferase subunit beta yields the protein MSAALDVTPAETVVSLLARQIEDGAVVATGVASPLAILAIAVARATHAPGLTYLACVGSLDPDISTLLPSSEDLGYLDGRSAEITIPDLFDHARRGRVDTVFFGAAEVDGAGCTNMTASGSLDRPRTKFPGVAGAATLRQWVRRPVLLVPRQSRRNLVPEVQVATTRDPRRPVTLISDLGVFELGAAGARLLARHPWATEESISERTGFEFSVAESLPVTSLPDARTVAAIRAIDSRGYRDQLVGT from the coding sequence ATGAGCGCGGCGCTCGACGTGACGCCGGCGGAGACGGTCGTCTCCCTCCTGGCCCGGCAGATTGAAGACGGCGCCGTGGTGGCCACGGGCGTGGCGTCGCCGCTGGCCATCCTCGCCATCGCCGTGGCGCGGGCCACGCATGCGCCGGGCCTGACGTACCTGGCCTGCGTGGGCTCGCTGGACCCGGACATCTCCACGCTGCTCCCCTCCTCCGAGGACCTGGGCTACCTGGATGGGCGCTCGGCGGAAATCACCATTCCGGACCTCTTCGACCATGCGCGGCGCGGACGGGTGGACACCGTCTTCTTCGGCGCGGCCGAGGTGGACGGCGCCGGCTGCACCAACATGACGGCGAGCGGCAGCCTGGACAGGCCGCGCACGAAGTTCCCCGGCGTGGCGGGCGCGGCCACGCTGCGGCAGTGGGTGCGGCGGCCGGTGCTGCTGGTGCCCCGGCAGTCCCGCCGCAACCTGGTGCCTGAAGTCCAGGTCGCAACCACGAGAGACCCCCGCCGGCCGGTGACGCTCATCTCCGACCTGGGCGTCTTCGAGCTGGGCGCGGCCGGCGCCCGCCTGCTGGCTCGCCACCCGTGGGCCACGGAGGAGTCCATCTCCGAGCGCACCGGCTTCGAGTTCTCGGTGGCGGAGTCACTTCCCGTCACCTCGCTGCCCGACGCACGCACGGTGGCCGCCATCCGGGCCATCGACTCGCGCGGCTACCGCGACCAGCTCGTCGGCACCTGA